The Streptococcus suis DNA window CAGATGCTTTCGCAACGATGTAGTCAACTTGTTCTTGGTTCAATTTGCGAAACTCATCCAAGGCTACCAAGCCTTTTTGAACAAGTTCGTCAACATGTTTTTGAGCTGCCACCAATTTTTCTTCAGGTGATACTACTTTTTGTTCAGCCATTTTAGTCCTCCATTTACAAAACAGATGTTTGTTACTTTTTTCACATGTTTATAATACAACAACTTTTTGATTTTGTAAAGTGTTTTTGTTAATTTTTTCACAATTCTTTCGAAAAATCCGAATAAAGCGCTTTCATTTTTCGTTTTTGATAAACCATCTTCTTACAAAGGTGGCTCATCAATACACTATCATAGGATACAACACTAATTTTCACTTAGTTTTTCTAAAATACTAGCAAATTCTGTTTTAACTATTTCAAGATTTGTTTCAACCTCTTTTCGAGTCTGGTTGTTTTTCACCACGACTTGACCTGATTCGATTTCACTACCACCTAAGGTAATGATTGTCTTGGCTCCAAATACATCTGCTGACTTAAACTGGGCTTTGAGCTTGCGGTCAAGGTAGTCTCGCTCTGCTCGGAACCCTTGCTTGCGGATGGCTTGAACCAACTCAAGCGCCCCGCCATTGGCCTCCTGACCCAAAACAGCTATGTAAACATCTATTTGGGTATCAATCGGAAGCTCAATACTTTGCTTTTCAAGTACGAGAATCAGACGTTCAATCCCCATGCCAAAGCCGAAGGCTGGTGTTTCTGGACCACCAAAATAGCTAACCAATCCATCATAGCGACCGCCAGCACAGATGGTCAAGTCACTGCCACCTACTTCGGTCATGAATTCAAAAATAGTATGGTTATAGTAGTCTAGACCACGTACCATATTCGTGTCGATTTCATATGAAATGCCCAGTTTATCTAGCATAGACTTGACTGCTTCAAAATGAGCTGTACTTTTCTGATCCAGATAGTCCAAGATGGATGGTGCATTTTCTACAGCAACCTTGTCTTCTTTTTCTTTTGAGTCTAGCACGCGGAGAGGATTTTCTTCCAAACGGCGCTGGCTATCTTTAGACAGTTGATCCTTGAGCGGTGTCAGATAGTCAATCAAGGCTTGGCGATAGGCTGCGCGACTTTCTGGATTCCCCAAACTATTGAGATGCAAACGAACATCTTTAATCCCCAACTCTTCAAAGAAATGATAAGCCATGGCAATAATTTCTACATCTGTTGCCGGATTATTTGAGCCGAAGCACTCTACACCAATCTGATGGAACTGACGCAAACGACCTGCCTGCGGACGCTCATATCGGAACATGGGCCCCATATAGTAAAATTTTGCCGGTTTTTGCACTTCTGGGGCAAAGAGTTTATTTTCTACGTATGAACGAACAACTGGCGCTGTGCCTTCTGGACGAAGAGTAATATGACGTTCTCCCTTATCGTAAAAATCGTACATTTCCTTGGTCACAATATCTGTGGTATCGCCAACAGAGCGACTGATTACTTCGTAATGTTCAAAGATAGGTGTGCGAATTTCTGAAAAATTATACTGTTTAAAGATAGAACGCGCGAAATTTTCTACATATTGCCATTTGGCAGAGTCCTGTGGAAGTAAATCTTGCGTCCCTTTTGGTTTTTGTAGTTTCATGGGCTTTCTCATTTCTCTAAATATTGCCCCTTATTTTATCATATTTTGGGCTTTTTTGGAAATGGCAGAGCAAACAAAAAGCCGTGCCTACTGACACGACCTTGTTTAAAACCTATTTCTTGTCTACAATCTGGAAATTCAAGTCGACCACTTCGATTTCAACCTCAAGTTTTTCTTCTGAATTGAGATTGAGGAGGTTTTCTAAGGCTGTTTCAGCAAAGGCCGCTACTTTTTCTTGGCGTTCCGCGTCATTCAATACTTTCTCACTTGTCTTGTAAATGGCTTCTTGGGATTTTTCATTTAGAAATTCCTGGGCCT harbors:
- a CDS encoding histidine--tRNA ligase, with protein sequence MKLQKPKGTQDLLPQDSAKWQYVENFARSIFKQYNFSEIRTPIFEHYEVISRSVGDTTDIVTKEMYDFYDKGERHITLRPEGTAPVVRSYVENKLFAPEVQKPAKFYYMGPMFRYERPQAGRLRQFHQIGVECFGSNNPATDVEIIAMAYHFFEELGIKDVRLHLNSLGNPESRAAYRQALIDYLTPLKDQLSKDSQRRLEENPLRVLDSKEKEDKVAVENAPSILDYLDQKSTAHFEAVKSMLDKLGISYEIDTNMVRGLDYYNHTIFEFMTEVGGSDLTICAGGRYDGLVSYFGGPETPAFGFGMGIERLILVLEKQSIELPIDTQIDVYIAVLGQEANGGALELVQAIRKQGFRAERDYLDRKLKAQFKSADVFGAKTIITLGGSEIESGQVVVKNNQTRKEVETNLEIVKTEFASILEKLSEN